GACAAGCTCTTCGGAACCTTGGATCCGGACTATGAGCGGCGCTTCCGGCAGGGATCTTGAGCTAACAGTTCGTCCTGGCCAACACTTGGCACCGACGGGCCTCGCGCTTGACAGCCCTCAGATCGTAGAAACTGAAATGACTAAGAATCCGCCAGAATCGCCCGACGGGATTACAGCCCCAATCATCTTCGTCGAAGATCATTGCACGGACGAAGACCGTGACGTGATCCTGCGCGGCCTCGTCGACTACAACGAGAGCCAAGCCCCCGCCTCCAAGTCTCGCGACATCGCCGTTCTGGCTCGGCACGAGGGAAAGGTGGTCGCCGGCCTCACCGGACATACCTACTGGAACTGGCTCTTCGTAAAATGGCTCTGGGTCGCGGAAGACTTCCGGAAACAAGGGCTCGGCCAGAAGTTGATCGCAGCCGCCCATCAGGAAGCCCGCGCACGCGGCTGCCAGCATGCCCACCTTGATACCTTCGACTTCCAAGCGCTTCCATTCTACGAGTCGCTCGGCTATGTCGTCTTCGGAAAACTCGAAGACTGCCCACCCGGACACACCCGCTTCTTTCTGCAGAAACGGGATTTCGACCGCGAAGCATAAGGCGACCTTCACAAGCGCGGCACGTTCGAACCGATTGTCGACACTCTTCCCATGGCCTATCTTCGCGACGGAGATCATTGCTGCAATCTCCCCCACTCCACCGGCATCCCGCTCACCGCGATCGGGTGGCTGGACCCTGACCACGACTATCCCCGGGGAAAGGTGAGCGAGGGGTTCTTTCGCCAACTCTGCATGCATTTGGGAAAGCCCTGGCAAGCGCCCTTCGCATGGGCGGGCTTTCACCACTGCGAACTCTGTCAGTTCTCGACCTCCCAAAGTCACTTCGGAGGCTACTCCTTCCAATCGACCTCAAGTTCAGAGATCTTCGTCCCAAATGGTAGAGAGATCTTTGTCTCACCGAAGAACATCGCCCACTACATCGATGCTCACGGCTATCTGCCGCCTGACAGCTTTATCGATGCTCTTGGAGCCTGTCCGACTCAGGGCTCCAATGCCTATCTCAAGCTTCTCCTCGACTCCGGCGGTCGGGAATGGCTCAAGCGATTAGAGGCACCAGAACCCTCTTGAGCAGACAAGTTTTAGCCCCGGGCCAACGCTCAGTATCCCACCTCGGACATCTAGCACCCCGCCGCCAACCCATGAACGTCGCAACCTCCACGATCATTCAAAGCACAGCAGAGCGCCTGTGGCCGCTGCTCACGAGTTCGCAGATGACGGCATCCGGGCGCTTCTGCCTTGGCGTTCCCCGCCCCGTCGCTTGCGAACTCCCAAGCGCAGTGGGCGAAGTCGGAGCGGAACGTCGTTGCATCTCGGATCGCGGCACGGTGATCCAGACGATCACCCACTGGAATCCGCCGACCCGCCTGAAATTCCGCATGCGCTCCACCGACCACCAGTGGGGACGCTGCGTCGAATCCATCGAAGAGGACTTTCACATCGAGGAAATCCCCAAAGGCGTGCGGATCACTCGAGTCACCCGTATCAAGGCGAAGGGCTTCCTGAGCCGGGTGAAGGAAGCCTTGTTCTGCATCGGCCTCAAACGGGTGCATTTCTATGTCTTCAAAAACTGGCGCAACCAACCCGCGACCGCTTCCTTCTAGCAAAGCCGGGTAAGGCTCCCGGCAAGCTAGTCCCAAGTCTCGGTAGGACGATCCGAAATTCACGCGGGGACCACTGGCAGCGCTTCCAAAAGACCGGCTACTCCGGTGAATCTCGGGCAAAGCGCTCATGCGTCGCTCACGGGAACCAAGCGCCTGTTATTTTTCCTGTTAAAACAGGGATAACAGGCTCGGCACTCCGTCGGATTTTCGAGGCTGCGGCCGGGAGATTGGGGCCGGGGACCAGAGAACTTCCGGAAATCCCACCGCCTCATTCATTTGCTTCCATTTCTCCCCCTATGCCAGCCCGCCCGATCCCGTTCACCCACACTTCGCGCTTCGCACCCGGCTCCCTGCGGCTACACTTCCGGCCATCCGAACCCGAATGAAGCTCGCTCTCCTGCTTGCCTTGCTCCTGCCGCTGACCGCGTCCGCGCAGGTAACCCCGCCTGCGCCAGCTCCCACACCTGCCCCGAAGCCCGCAACACCAACTCCGGCAACTGCCCCGGAGGGAACCGCGGTGCCTGAAACGGCCCCGATCCCCGCTCCTGCACCAGCCGAGCCCGCGGCCCCGGTCATCCCGGACGATGGCGTGCGCGTGGCCGTGCTCGGCTACCACGACTTCTCGGAGACCGCCACGGAGACCGAAATGATTATCCGGACCTCGAAGTTCCGGAAGCAGATGGAGGCGATCAAGAATGCCGGGCTTCCCGTGATCCGGATGGAGGACTTCCAAGCTTGGAAACGCGGGGAAAAGGAAATTCAGGACAAGAGCATCGTCATCACCATCGATGACGGCTGGAAGGCGGTTTACACGGACGCCTACCCGATCCTGAAGGAGTTCGGCTATCCTTTCACCCTCTTCCTCTACAAGAACTACATCGACGGCGGCGGGAAGGCCCTGACCTCCGCCATGGTCGAAGAGATGCAGAAGAACGGAGCCAGCATCGGCAGCCACTCCGTCAGCCACTCCTATCCGGGCAGCTATCGCCGGAAGGGTGCCGCCGCGTATGAGAAGTTCCTGCGCAAGGAATTCGGCGAGTCGAAGACCTTCCTCGATGAGAAATTCAAGGCCCGGGTCACGACCTACGCCTACCCGGGTGGCATCCACACCGCCGAGATGGACCCCATCTCCAAGGAACTGGGCTACGAGCACCTTTTCACCGTGCTGCCGGGCAAAATCCGCCGCTCGAACGACGACCACACGCTGCCCCGCTACATCATCCTCGGCACCCACGACCGGATTTTCGAGCTGGCTACCGGCTTCAATGACGTCGCGGGCGGCAGCACTGCCACCGCGGGCAGCACGGCGATCGCCCCGCAGACCACCCCGCACCCTGTCAATCCCGAACCGGGCAGCATGATCGATAGCCGCCTGCCGCTGATCAGCGCGGACCTTTCCGCCGTAGCAGATATCAATCCCGCCACCCTCTCCATGAAAGTCGGCGGATTCGGCGAGGTTCCTGCGGTTTACGACTCGAATGCGAAGTCCTACTCGTGGCAAGTCAACCGCCGCCTCCGCTCCCCGGTTTGTCAGGTCGCGGTGTCATGGCTGGACAGCAAGGGCAAACCACCCGAAGTTCCGCTGCGCTGGTCCTTCCGCATCGACCCGGAAGCCGCCTACTTGCCTGAGGAATAAGCGGTTTCTTCCTTGTTTCCTCTCTCATCGATCTTTTCCCTTTTCTCACATGTTCTCGAATCTCGCCGACTCCCTCGACAAGACCTTCCGCAATCTCCGCGGGGTCGGGAAAATCTCCGAGTCCAATATCACCGACGCCCTGCGCGACATCCGCCTGGCCCTCCTTGAGGCCGATGTGGAATTCAGCGTGGCGAAGGAATTCGTGGCTCACGTGAAGGAGAAGGCCATGGGCGTGGACGTGCTGAAGTCCATCAAGCCCGGTGAGCAGATCGTTAAGATCTTCCACGACGAAATGGCCGAGTTGCTCGGCGGCGATCAAGTGCCGCTTGATCTCTCGGATCCGGGCTATGTCCTCATCTGCGGCCTGAACGGCGCGGGAAAGACGACCACCGCGGGCAAGCTGGCCCTGCGCCTGAAGCGCGAAGGCCGCAAGCCCCTCCTCGTCGCCTGTGACCTTTACCGTCCCGCCGCCATCGATCAGCTCGCCGTGCTGGCGAAACAGGTGGATGTCCCCGTCTACACGCCCGAAGCTTCCGAGACCGATGTGGTGAAGGTGGCCAAGGACGCTCTCGAGTGGGCGAAGACGCAGAATCACAACGTCATCATCTTTGATACCGCCGGCCGCCAGGAGGTCGATGAGCGCCTGATCGAAGAGCTCAAGCGCCTGCATGCCTTCCTCCAGCCGAAGGAGACCCTGCTCGTGGCCGACTCCGCCACCGGTCAGCAAGCCGTTTCCGTGGCGCGCCACTTCGATGAAGCGGTGGGCATCACCGGCATCATCCTTACCAAGCTCGATGGCGATGCCCGTGGTGGCGCCGCGCTCTCGATGCGTGCCGTCACCGGCAAGCCGATCAAGTTCGCCGGTGAAGGCGAAAAGCTCGACCAGCTTTTCGAATTCCACCCGAACCGCATGGCCGACCGTATCCTCGGGATGGGCGACATCGTCGGAATGGTGGAACAAGTCGCTTCCAAGATCGACGAGAAGGACGCAATGAAGTCGATCCAGCGCCTCGCGGAGGGCAAGTTCGACTTCTATGACTTCCTCGATCAGATGAAGATGCTCCAGAAGCTGGGCGACATGAAGGGCCTGCTCGGCCTTCTTCCCGGCTTCAACAAGATCAAGAAGCAGATCCCGGATGCCGCCTTCGACCCGAAGCGAATGAAGCGCACCGAAGCGATCGTGCTGTCCATGACGCCCGATGAGCGCCGCCGTCCGGAAATCATCAAGAACTCCCGCCGCGAACGCATCGCGAAAGGCTCCGGCGTGAAGCTCGTGGAAGTGAACCAGCTGCTCAAGCAGTTCGGCGAGATGCGCAAGATGATGCGCTCCCCGAACAAGATGAAGAACATGATGAAGCAGATGGGCGGCATGCCGGACATGGGCAAGATGCCGAACTTCGGCAAGATGCCCGGCGGACTGGGCAGCCTCGGCGGTGGCGGTGCCGGAGATCTCGGCAACATCGACGAGCTGATGAAAAAGATGAAGGGTAAGTTCCCCTTCTGATTGCACCTGAAGATTTGCCATCTTCGCTAAATAACCTCGGCACATGAGCATGGCTCCCCCTCCCTTTCCTGTCGCACCGCCGAAGAAAGGTCTCCCACCCTTTGCGTGGGTGGGAATCGGCTGCGGCGGCGTGATCGTCTTGATCCTCCTCATCGCGGGGATCGTCGGCCTGACTGTTGGAAAATCGGTGCTCTCAAAATTCAAACAGCACCCCGCCCTTCCGATGGTCGAGGAAGTGCTTCAGACACATCCGGAAATCGGGCGCTTGGCCGAAAATCAGGAAGCCGGGACCGTCATACTCGCCCCGACTGGTTCACCCGATCAGGTCAAGACTACCTACGATGAAATCGTACGTGGAAAAGTAGTCATGCCTGATCCTTCGGGAACACCGGTTCCTTTGTTCCAAGGCGACCTCACCAAAGTTCCCGCCTGGGTGCCACGCTACCCCGGAGCGAGCGGTATCACCTCCCTGGTTCATGAGGACCTGCCTGACAAGATCCACGGCATCATGGTGATGGAGACCGCCGACGCCATGGACGACGTCGAGAAATTCGCCGATGCCGAGGCCGCCAAGCTCTTCTCCTCCTCATCGACCTCGCGCAGTAATTACGATCTCAATGGAGTGAGACGGGCCCGCTTCAGCTACGCCGGTGGCAAGAAGGAGCTCACGTTCCTGGCTTACGGGAAGAGCGGATCCCCTCTCACCGTGATGGTCGTCTACACCGAGAGTAAGTAAGGCTCAGTGGAAGGGCCACACCAGCGGGATGACCAGACAGGCCACGACCCAGCAGATGATATTTAGCGGAATGCCCACCCGCAGGAAGTCCGAGAAACGGTAGCCCCCCGGTCCATAGACCATCAGGTGAGTCTGGTAGCCCATCGGCAGCGCGAAGGCGGTGGACGCCGCCACGGTGACTCCCATGACGAAGGGTCGTGAGTCCACACCCAGTTCATGCGCCAGCTTCACCACGATCGGCACCATCATCACCGCCGTGGCGTTGTTGGAAAGCACCTCGGTGAGCAACAAGGTAAGCAGGAAGACCAGCCACAAAGTCGCCAGCGGCAGATGCTCGGGTGAGAACATCGTCCTTGTGACTTTCACCAAGGTCTCCGCGAGATACTCCGCCGTGCCCGTCGCCTGCATCGCCATGCCGAGTCCCAGCAGGCCGTAAAGCATCAGCATGACCTGCCAGTCCACGCTCGCGTAGGCATCGCGCGGAGTGATCACCTTCAACCAAAGGAGTGCCAGCGCGCCAACCAGCGAAGCGTAGTGGATCGGGACCACCGGAAAGCTCGGGTTCACCCCGTTCACCAGATCCGTGATCGTGGCCACGGCCACCACGCCAATCAGAGTCGCCCAAGCAATCCGGGAATGATGCTTCGGCGGTGGTGGAGTGTCATCGACCGGCTTGTCGGTGAGGATGAAGTCCTTCGTATCCTCGATTTCATCGAGGTTGTGGGCCGGAGTGATGACGAGCAAGGTATCACCGATCTCCAGAGGCACGCTGGCCAGCTGTTTGGTGATGTTCACCCCATCGCGATGCACTGCCAGCACCACGGCATTGTATTTCTGGCGGAAATCGGAGCGCGCCAAGGTCTGTCCGTTAAGGGACGACTCATCCCGCACCACCAGCTCCGTCACCAGCCCGTCAACTGTGGAGAGCACCTGCGCACGGATCGAGGCGAAGAGTTCTTCCGGCTTCACCGTCCTCTTGTTCCGGCTGTGCACGGCCACCAAAAAGCGATCGTATTTCTCGACCGTGATGGTATTCATCGGCCGCATGATGCGCTGCCCGTTGCGACGGATCTCAAGCAGGTGCACTCCTCCCTCTCGGTCAAAGAGCGGGGTATCCAACAGCGGCTTGCCCACCATCGGAGAGTCTTCTTCCACCAAGATATGATAAAGCGGCGTGGTGCGGTTCTCGATGTCCAGACTACCGCTGATTGAGGAACGGGCTGGAATAAGCTTGGGGCCGAAGATGACCAGATAGGCGATACCCGCGATCGCCAGCGGGATACCCACCGGTGCGAGCTCGAACATGGTCATCGGCCGCTCGCCGAGGTCCTTCAGCGCACCGTTCACGAGCAGGTTCGTGGAGGTGCCGATCAGGGTGCAGCAGCCACCCAAGATGGAGGTATAGGAAAGCGGCATCAGCAGCCGGGAGGCCGGGATGTTCTTGCTGCGGGCGAAGCCGAGGTTCACCGGCAGCAGGATGGCCACGATGGCCGTGTTGTTCATCCACGCACTGAAGAAGGCGGTCAGCACGGAAAACCACAAAATGGCCCAGCGTAGATTCCCGGACAGCTTGGTTTTCAAGATGTGGCCGATGTGATCGACCGCTCCAGACCTCTCCAGCGCGCCCCCGATCACAAAAAGCGCCGCGATGGTAAGCGGCGCTTCATTTTTAAAGACTTCCGTCATCTTCGACGGGTCGATCAGCCCCAAGGCCACGACGCCGCAAAGAACGGTGAGTGCGATGACATCCGGCGCAGCCCATTCGCGGATGAAGGCGATGAGGGTCACGACGATGACCGCCAGGGTGAGTCCGATTTCCCAAGTCATGTGAAAGTCTCCCCGTGTGGGGTCAACCGGCCCGGCCATGCACCGGGCATGGAAAAATGGCAAGCCCGGGGCGAGGC
This portion of the Luteolibacter luteus genome encodes:
- a CDS encoding polysaccharide deacetylase family protein → MKLALLLALLLPLTASAQVTPPAPAPTPAPKPATPTPATAPEGTAVPETAPIPAPAPAEPAAPVIPDDGVRVAVLGYHDFSETATETEMIIRTSKFRKQMEAIKNAGLPVIRMEDFQAWKRGEKEIQDKSIVITIDDGWKAVYTDAYPILKEFGYPFTLFLYKNYIDGGGKALTSAMVEEMQKNGASIGSHSVSHSYPGSYRRKGAAAYEKFLRKEFGESKTFLDEKFKARVTTYAYPGGIHTAEMDPISKELGYEHLFTVLPGKIRRSNDDHTLPRYIILGTHDRIFELATGFNDVAGGSTATAGSTAIAPQTTPHPVNPEPGSMIDSRLPLISADLSAVADINPATLSMKVGGFGEVPAVYDSNAKSYSWQVNRRLRSPVCQVAVSWLDSKGKPPEVPLRWSFRIDPEAAYLPEE
- a CDS encoding SLC13 family permease; its protein translation is MTWEIGLTLAVIVVTLIAFIREWAAPDVIALTVLCGVVALGLIDPSKMTEVFKNEAPLTIAALFVIGGALERSGAVDHIGHILKTKLSGNLRWAILWFSVLTAFFSAWMNNTAIVAILLPVNLGFARSKNIPASRLLMPLSYTSILGGCCTLIGTSTNLLVNGALKDLGERPMTMFELAPVGIPLAIAGIAYLVIFGPKLIPARSSISGSLDIENRTTPLYHILVEEDSPMVGKPLLDTPLFDREGGVHLLEIRRNGQRIMRPMNTITVEKYDRFLVAVHSRNKRTVKPEELFASIRAQVLSTVDGLVTELVVRDESSLNGQTLARSDFRQKYNAVVLAVHRDGVNITKQLASVPLEIGDTLLVITPAHNLDEIEDTKDFILTDKPVDDTPPPPKHHSRIAWATLIGVVAVATITDLVNGVNPSFPVVPIHYASLVGALALLWLKVITPRDAYASVDWQVMLMLYGLLGLGMAMQATGTAEYLAETLVKVTRTMFSPEHLPLATLWLVFLLTLLLTEVLSNNATAVMMVPIVVKLAHELGVDSRPFVMGVTVAASTAFALPMGYQTHLMVYGPGGYRFSDFLRVGIPLNIICWVVACLVIPLVWPFH
- a CDS encoding GNAT family N-acetyltransferase; its protein translation is MTKNPPESPDGITAPIIFVEDHCTDEDRDVILRGLVDYNESQAPASKSRDIAVLARHEGKVVAGLTGHTYWNWLFVKWLWVAEDFRKQGLGQKLIAAAHQEARARGCQHAHLDTFDFQALPFYESLGYVVFGKLEDCPPGHTRFFLQKRDFDREA
- the ffh gene encoding signal recognition particle protein, which produces MFSNLADSLDKTFRNLRGVGKISESNITDALRDIRLALLEADVEFSVAKEFVAHVKEKAMGVDVLKSIKPGEQIVKIFHDEMAELLGGDQVPLDLSDPGYVLICGLNGAGKTTTAGKLALRLKREGRKPLLVACDLYRPAAIDQLAVLAKQVDVPVYTPEASETDVVKVAKDALEWAKTQNHNVIIFDTAGRQEVDERLIEELKRLHAFLQPKETLLVADSATGQQAVSVARHFDEAVGITGIILTKLDGDARGGAALSMRAVTGKPIKFAGEGEKLDQLFEFHPNRMADRILGMGDIVGMVEQVASKIDEKDAMKSIQRLAEGKFDFYDFLDQMKMLQKLGDMKGLLGLLPGFNKIKKQIPDAAFDPKRMKRTEAIVLSMTPDERRRPEIIKNSRRERIAKGSGVKLVEVNQLLKQFGEMRKMMRSPNKMKNMMKQMGGMPDMGKMPNFGKMPGGLGSLGGGGAGDLGNIDELMKKMKGKFPF